One Halorientalis litorea DNA segment encodes these proteins:
- a CDS encoding PAS domain-containing protein: MQEMSTDRIEVCLVDTTLAAAELAATAESLSVVAVDGATAAREWATDVSAGCFVTGGDAATVAALMEADSELPVLVFADPADGLTEQALAAGATDVVAAVGPDRLTRLAHRIESVAGRDERLDWLASAVEGSMDGIAILDTDGTYQYANDAHAAIYGFDDPAEMVGLNWRDCYWPDERERFETTVMPTVRETGWWRGDAVGRRTDGESFPQDLSLARLDRGGIVCVVRDTTDRTERRRQLREETEFTESVLDALPDLFYVLDEAGTFERWNDRLCEVTGYTDEELDDMSALEVIPSEYREEIATAMSSIYREETTETRRAAVLTKQGERIPYEFNGTWVTDADGNVIGLAGTGRDVTSQQLRRQWLSVLSNILRHNVRNQLSVVQANADYAASLTTDDDVHTALDRIMSASRSLVDVSDSAQLAESVLRTDRSERGEIDLVAAVETAIEDADLDGVTVRTSLPPSVTVIATESVSVAVRNLLERARDADSDPTVKVRITPGAERVYVGVSDGAGIPDHERRVLTAGRDTTLQHGTDIDLWLVNWVVTVSGGDLHIRGDGTDDEVVLSFPMA, translated from the coding sequence ATGCAAGAAATGTCCACGGACCGAATCGAGGTCTGTCTCGTGGACACCACGCTGGCGGCGGCCGAACTGGCGGCGACAGCCGAGTCGCTGTCCGTCGTCGCTGTCGACGGTGCCACCGCGGCACGCGAGTGGGCGACGGACGTCTCGGCGGGGTGCTTCGTGACTGGCGGCGACGCCGCCACCGTGGCGGCACTCATGGAGGCCGACAGCGAGTTGCCCGTCCTCGTGTTCGCGGACCCGGCGGACGGACTGACCGAGCAGGCACTCGCCGCCGGTGCGACGGACGTAGTCGCCGCGGTCGGACCCGACCGCCTCACACGCCTCGCCCACCGCATCGAGTCCGTGGCCGGACGCGACGAGCGCCTCGACTGGCTCGCGAGTGCCGTCGAGGGGTCGATGGACGGCATCGCGATTCTCGACACCGACGGCACCTACCAGTACGCCAACGACGCACACGCGGCCATCTACGGGTTCGACGACCCGGCGGAGATGGTCGGGCTGAACTGGCGCGACTGTTACTGGCCCGACGAGCGCGAGCGGTTCGAGACGACGGTGATGCCGACGGTCCGTGAGACTGGGTGGTGGCGTGGCGACGCCGTCGGCCGGCGGACCGACGGCGAGTCCTTCCCGCAGGACCTCTCGCTGGCCCGCCTCGACCGCGGCGGCATCGTCTGCGTCGTGCGGGACACCACCGACCGGACGGAGCGGCGACGGCAGTTGCGGGAGGAAACGGAGTTCACCGAGAGCGTCTTGGACGCCCTGCCGGACCTGTTCTACGTCCTCGACGAGGCGGGGACGTTCGAGCGCTGGAACGACCGCCTCTGTGAGGTGACGGGCTACACCGACGAGGAACTCGACGACATGAGCGCGCTCGAAGTCATCCCCTCGGAATACCGGGAGGAGATAGCGACGGCGATGAGTTCCATCTACCGGGAGGAGACGACGGAAACGCGGCGGGCCGCGGTCCTCACGAAACAGGGCGAGCGCATCCCCTACGAGTTCAACGGGACGTGGGTGACCGACGCCGACGGAAACGTCATCGGCCTCGCTGGGACTGGCCGCGACGTCACGAGCCAGCAACTCCGGCGACAGTGGCTGTCCGTGCTCTCGAACATCCTCCGACACAACGTCCGCAACCAACTCTCGGTCGTGCAGGCGAACGCCGACTATGCGGCCTCGCTGACCACCGACGACGACGTACACACCGCGCTCGACCGAATCATGTCGGCGTCGCGCAGTCTCGTCGACGTGAGCGACAGCGCGCAACTCGCCGAGTCGGTGCTCCGGACCGACCGCTCCGAACGCGGCGAAATCGACCTCGTCGCGGCAGTCGAGACCGCTATCGAGGACGCGGACCTCGACGGCGTGACGGTCCGGACGAGCCTCCCACCAAGTGTCACGGTCATCGCCACGGAGTCCGTCTCCGTCGCCGTCCGCAACCTCCTCGAACGGGCCAGAGACGCCGACTCGGACCCGACAGTCAAGGTCCGCATCACACCGGGGGCCGAACGGGTCTACGTCGGCGTCAGCGACGGGGCCGGTATCCCCGACCACGAGCGGCGCGTCCTGACGGCCGGCCGCGACACGACCCTCCAGCACGGCACCGACATCGACCTCTGGCTCGTCAACTGGGTCGTCACCGTCTCCGGCGGCGACCTGCACATCCGCGGCGACGGGACCGACGACGAAGTCGTCCTCTCGTTCCCGATGGCCTGA
- a CDS encoding CBS domain-containing protein: MLVPVTISEVMSPEVSTVGPDVSATDVATRLFEEDIGSVVVVRDGAPVGIVTESDMVRLLAQGNDAAGVTAADCMSAPPITIDRHESLELAVERLREHGIKKLPVTDGDELVGILTTTDLSYYLPHLTRRAGQQASGAERHERARVDTAYEEDDWEFESVGERADHIDVGDVVRFSKTLDGADVDAFAAASGDTNRLHLDADYAEGTRFGRRIAHGTLVAGVVSAALARLPGLIVYLSQDVSYLGPVDIGDRVTAICEVVEELGNERYRLTTAVFDGEGREVIDGEAVVIADPIPETA, from the coding sequence ATGCTCGTCCCCGTTACCATCTCCGAGGTGATGAGTCCCGAGGTGTCGACGGTCGGCCCCGACGTGTCGGCGACCGACGTGGCAACGCGACTCTTCGAGGAGGACATCGGGTCCGTCGTCGTCGTCCGCGACGGCGCGCCCGTCGGCATCGTCACCGAGTCGGACATGGTCCGCCTGCTCGCACAGGGGAACGACGCCGCGGGCGTGACCGCCGCGGACTGCATGTCCGCACCGCCGATTACTATCGACCGCCACGAATCTCTCGAACTCGCCGTCGAGCGCCTGCGCGAACACGGCATCAAGAAGTTGCCCGTCACCGACGGCGACGAACTCGTCGGCATCCTCACCACGACGGACCTCTCGTACTACCTCCCGCACCTGACCCGGCGCGCCGGCCAGCAGGCCAGCGGTGCCGAACGCCACGAGCGCGCTCGCGTCGATACCGCCTACGAGGAGGACGACTGGGAGTTCGAGAGCGTCGGCGAGCGCGCGGACCACATCGACGTCGGCGACGTGGTGCGGTTCTCGAAGACCCTCGACGGGGCGGACGTGGACGCCTTCGCGGCCGCCAGCGGCGACACCAACCGCCTCCACCTCGACGCCGACTACGCCGAGGGCACCCGCTTCGGCCGCCGCATCGCCCACGGCACGCTGGTCGCCGGCGTCGTCAGTGCCGCGCTGGCCCGCCTGCCGGGCCTCATCGTCTACCTCTCACAGGACGTGAGCTACCTCGGGCCGGTCGACATCGGCGACCGAGTGACCGCCATCTGTGAGGTGGTCGAGGAACTGGGGAACGAACGCTACCGGCTGACGACGGCCGTCTTCGACGGCGAGGGCCGGGAAGTCATCGACGGCGAAGCCGTCGTCATCGCGGACCCGATTCCCGAGACGGCCTAA
- a CDS encoding rubrerythrin family protein, which yields MDADEFLDTVRTDRQTELSRLGASKSLYADTGGDMDENSVLAAVADSFHHAAETFETWADEESDDASETFADAADLAGEQYGVLAGELGDHDPGEPPAIQTYLRDLDTTVERLAGYVGWALVTEKKVGQAVGFFVGQASPQTASTLRDVRDTVEGTLDEGAAAVAAHADGERSDLATDAGSGAVGAAYDEYFETLESLGVNPKPVC from the coding sequence ATGGACGCAGACGAGTTCCTCGACACCGTCCGGACCGACCGACAGACCGAACTCTCACGCCTCGGTGCCTCGAAGTCGCTGTACGCCGACACCGGCGGCGACATGGACGAGAATTCGGTGCTGGCGGCCGTGGCCGACAGTTTCCACCACGCCGCCGAGACGTTCGAGACGTGGGCCGACGAGGAGAGCGACGACGCGAGCGAGACGTTCGCGGACGCTGCCGACCTCGCGGGCGAGCAGTACGGCGTCCTCGCGGGCGAACTCGGCGACCACGACCCCGGCGAACCGCCGGCCATCCAGACGTACCTCCGGGACCTCGATACGACCGTCGAACGCCTCGCTGGGTACGTCGGCTGGGCACTCGTCACCGAGAAGAAGGTCGGACAGGCGGTCGGCTTCTTCGTCGGACAGGCCAGCCCACAGACAGCGAGCACCCTCCGTGACGTTCGTGATACCGTCGAAGGCACACTCGACGAGGGTGCGGCGGCAGTCGCCGCCCACGCGGACGGCGAGCGTTCCGACTTGGCGACGGACGCCGGGAGCGGTGCGGTCGGGGCGGCCTACGACGAGTACTTCGAGACGCTCGAATCGCTGGGCGTGAACCCCAAGCCCGTCTGCTGA
- a CDS encoding magnesium transporter, whose protein sequence is MTVGEVAREAYREALPVLLVSAVGGLFAGVVLGGMEAELTAVPGLLLLVPALLATRGNVYGSLGARLGSALHQGLIEPRFTGGNERLRGAVAAAMANGVLVSLFAAVAGFTLLFVLARPVAPLGTLVAIAVVAGFLSGFVLTAAVVGVVFVGYRRGINPDTLAGPVVTTTGDVVGIAMLLLATRFVLLLGGV, encoded by the coding sequence ATGACCGTCGGCGAGGTGGCCCGCGAGGCCTACCGGGAAGCACTCCCGGTGTTGCTGGTCAGTGCCGTTGGTGGCCTGTTCGCGGGCGTCGTCCTCGGCGGGATGGAGGCGGAACTCACCGCCGTTCCCGGTCTCCTCTTGCTCGTTCCGGCCCTGCTGGCCACGCGCGGGAACGTCTACGGGTCGCTGGGCGCGCGCCTCGGGTCGGCACTCCATCAGGGGTTGATAGAGCCACGCTTTACCGGAGGTAACGAGCGACTCCGGGGGGCAGTCGCCGCCGCGATGGCGAACGGCGTCCTCGTCAGTCTCTTCGCGGCCGTCGCCGGGTTCACCCTCCTGTTCGTCCTCGCGCGGCCGGTCGCACCGCTCGGAACGCTCGTCGCCATCGCCGTCGTCGCCGGGTTCCTCTCGGGGTTCGTGCTGACGGCGGCCGTCGTCGGGGTGGTGTTCGTCGGGTACCGACGGGGCATCAACCCGGATACGCTGGCCGGACCAGTCGTCACCACGACGGGCGACGTAGTGGGTATCGCCATGTTACTGCTCGCTACGCGGTTCGTCCTCCTGTTGGGTGGCGTGTAG
- a CDS encoding PAS domain S-box protein, which produces MQETSTDRIEVCLVDTALSATDLTTGSLSAAAVDSIGDVHDLIATASVDCFVTDFEDGTTVEALTAAYPDRPLLVFADPADGVAERALAAGATDVVAAVGPDRLTRLANRAEAAVELARTRTAHETVRARFEALTENAPFAVVTIDENSAIQYASDGTETVLGYDPAAVVGDELTEMMPERFHESHFDAISQYLESGDRSLDWDWIELPGEHRDGHEIPLGISFGERKTENGRLFTAILRDITDQRTRQAQLDRLATAVEGSMDGIAILDEDDEYRYVNEAHADVYGFERPEEMVGLKWRECYGPDERERFEETVMSELAATGRWRGEATGQRADGETFPQEVSLTRLDDGGIVCVVRDISDRVARREQLRDEREFTESVLNALPDLFYVLDEAGSFQRWNDRLREVTGYTDEELDGMGALEVVPTEDREDIAEAITNIHRDGTTEVRRSAILTKQGERIPYELNGTDLTDADGNVIGLAGTGRDITDQQLREQRLSVLSRVLRHNVRNQLTVVNTNADYAASAVDDDGALAALDRVLDASKALAEVSDNAQRAQSVLRGGTNRSEVDLVSAVDTALADADADGTDIRTSLPERAPAIAVESVAVAVVELVENAAEHTDSDTVKVRVTRGGDRVYLSVADDGPGIPDNVRDVLTAGRETKLQHATGIGLWLVNWVVTASGGDVQFRGGDDGGEVVLRFPSA; this is translated from the coding sequence ATGCAGGAGACGTCCACGGACCGAATCGAGGTCTGTCTCGTGGACACCGCGCTGTCGGCGACGGACCTGACCACCGGTTCGCTGTCGGCCGCCGCGGTCGACAGTATCGGCGACGTACACGACCTGATAGCGACGGCGTCGGTCGACTGTTTCGTGACCGACTTCGAGGACGGCACGACTGTCGAGGCACTCACGGCCGCGTACCCGGACCGCCCCCTCCTCGTGTTCGCCGACCCGGCCGACGGCGTGGCCGAGCGCGCACTGGCCGCTGGCGCGACGGACGTGGTGGCCGCGGTCGGTCCCGACCGGCTGACACGGCTCGCGAACCGTGCCGAGGCCGCCGTCGAATTGGCACGGACGCGGACGGCTCACGAGACGGTCCGAGCGCGGTTCGAGGCACTCACCGAGAACGCGCCGTTCGCCGTCGTCACCATCGACGAGAACAGCGCCATCCAGTACGCCAGCGACGGGACAGAGACGGTACTGGGGTACGACCCTGCGGCCGTCGTCGGTGACGAGTTGACCGAGATGATGCCCGAGCGGTTCCACGAGAGCCACTTCGACGCCATCAGTCAGTACCTCGAAAGCGGCGACCGCAGTTTGGACTGGGACTGGATCGAACTCCCCGGCGAGCATCGCGACGGCCACGAGATACCGCTCGGTATCTCGTTCGGCGAGCGTAAGACGGAGAACGGACGCCTCTTCACCGCCATCCTCCGGGACATCACCGACCAGCGGACGCGACAGGCACAACTCGACCGGCTGGCGACGGCCGTCGAGGGGTCGATGGACGGCATCGCGATTCTCGACGAGGACGACGAGTACCGTTACGTCAACGAAGCCCACGCCGACGTGTACGGGTTCGAGCGTCCCGAGGAGATGGTCGGGCTGAAATGGCGGGAGTGCTACGGCCCGGACGAGCGCGAGCGGTTCGAGGAGACCGTGATGTCGGAACTCGCCGCCACGGGACGGTGGCGTGGCGAGGCGACCGGCCAGCGCGCCGACGGCGAGACGTTCCCGCAGGAAGTCTCGCTCACGCGACTGGACGACGGCGGCATCGTCTGTGTCGTCCGGGACATTAGCGACCGGGTCGCACGCCGCGAGCAGTTGCGGGATGAGAGGGAGTTCACCGAGAGCGTCCTGAACGCGCTACCGGACCTGTTCTACGTCCTCGACGAGGCTGGCAGCTTCCAGCGGTGGAACGACCGTCTCCGCGAAGTGACGGGCTACACCGACGAGGAACTCGACGGGATGGGGGCACTGGAAGTCGTCCCGACGGAGGACCGCGAGGACATCGCCGAGGCGATAACGAACATCCACCGCGACGGGACGACCGAAGTCAGGCGGTCGGCTATCCTCACGAAACAGGGCGAGCGCATCCCCTACGAACTCAACGGGACGGACCTGACTGACGCCGACGGAAACGTCATCGGGCTGGCCGGAACTGGCCGCGATATCACGGACCAGCAACTCCGCGAACAGCGGCTCTCGGTCCTCTCACGGGTCCTTCGGCACAACGTCCGCAACCAACTCACCGTCGTGAATACCAACGCCGACTACGCCGCCTCCGCCGTCGACGACGACGGGGCACTGGCCGCGCTCGACCGAGTTCTCGACGCGTCCAAGGCACTCGCCGAGGTGAGCGACAACGCCCAGCGCGCCCAGTCGGTGTTGCGAGGCGGAACCAACCGGTCCGAGGTCGACCTCGTGTCGGCTGTCGACACCGCACTCGCCGACGCGGACGCGGACGGCACGGACATCCGAACGTCGCTGCCCGAACGCGCGCCGGCCATCGCCGTCGAGTCCGTCGCCGTGGCAGTCGTCGAACTCGTGGAGAACGCCGCCGAACACACCGACAGCGACACGGTCAAGGTCCGAGTCACCCGGGGTGGTGACCGGGTTTACCTCAGCGTCGCCGACGACGGACCCGGCATTCCCGACAACGTTCGGGACGTGCTGACGGCCGGCCGTGAGACGAAACTGCAACACGCGACCGGTATCGGTCTCTGGCTCGTCAACTGGGTCGTCACCGCTTCCGGCGGCGACGTACAGTTCCGCGGCGGCGACGACGGCGGCGAAGTCGTCCTCCGATTCCCGTCGGCCTAA
- a CDS encoding NAD(P)-dependent alcohol dehydrogenase, translating to MQAVRFHGPGEGLRVETVARPDPGPGELLVEVAACGLCHSDLHIMDGDLPLTPPQTLGHETTGTVVETGAGVDHVGPGTDVAVFGGWGCGHCRVCTRGEDQLCNLMSWQGIGTDGGLAEYLLVPDPRYVLPIPELDPVAAVPLTDAALTPYRAVRRAREHIHPADTVVIVGVGGLGQYGVQFAAMTGATVIAADVDDRKLELAAELGADVTVNTTTQRLPSVVRSESDGGGAAVAIDFVGKDETLQACGNVLGTGGHLYIVGIGGGSFELSFNPLFGSELTATNVFWGSINELRDVLDLARDGRLDTGIERVGFDEVADAYDRLEHGDIERRAVLVP from the coding sequence ATGCAGGCCGTTCGTTTTCACGGCCCCGGAGAGGGATTGCGGGTCGAGACGGTCGCCCGCCCGGACCCCGGGCCGGGCGAACTGCTGGTTGAGGTTGCGGCCTGTGGGCTCTGTCACTCCGACCTGCACATCATGGACGGCGACTTACCACTCACGCCGCCACAGACGCTCGGCCACGAGACGACCGGGACGGTGGTCGAGACGGGCGCGGGCGTCGACCACGTCGGACCCGGGACGGACGTCGCCGTCTTCGGCGGGTGGGGCTGTGGCCACTGCCGGGTCTGCACCCGCGGCGAGGACCAACTCTGTAACCTCATGTCGTGGCAGGGCATCGGTACCGACGGCGGCCTCGCCGAGTACCTGCTGGTGCCCGACCCGCGGTACGTCCTGCCCATCCCCGAGTTGGACCCGGTGGCGGCCGTGCCGCTGACCGACGCTGCACTCACGCCCTACCGGGCGGTGCGTCGCGCCCGCGAGCACATCCACCCGGCCGATACCGTCGTCATCGTCGGCGTCGGCGGCCTCGGACAGTACGGCGTCCAGTTCGCGGCGATGACGGGTGCGACGGTCATCGCCGCCGACGTGGACGACCGGAAACTCGAACTCGCGGCCGAACTGGGCGCGGACGTGACGGTGAACACGACCACCCAACGCCTCCCGAGCGTGGTCCGCAGCGAGAGCGACGGCGGCGGTGCGGCCGTCGCAATCGACTTCGTTGGCAAAGACGAGACGCTACAGGCCTGTGGGAACGTCCTCGGGACCGGCGGCCACCTCTACATCGTCGGCATCGGCGGCGGCTCCTTCGAACTCTCGTTCAACCCGCTGTTCGGGAGCGAACTCACCGCTACCAACGTCTTCTGGGGGAGCATCAACGAACTCCGGGACGTGTTGGACCTCGCTCGCGACGGCCGCCTCGATACGGGTATCGAGCGCGTCGGCTTCGACGAGGTGGCCGACGCCTACGACCGCCTCGAACACGGTGACATCGAGCGTCGGGCGGTCCTCGTGCCCTGA
- a CDS encoding lamin tail domain-containing protein, whose translation MTRTLGVAAVALLCLVSGCAGLPVESPGDGGGTDETGAADGATLSVSVVTVVDGDTVEVRYENGTTDTVRLLGVDTPETHVENDPAEFEGVPNTTAGRDCLREAGHDATRFLTERTLGEDVTLRLDPQADRRGYYGRLLAYVVRDGENLNYALVATGHGRVYDSTFAESERFYATEDTARANATGLWSCATDATPVADGSGGLTVVRVHADAAGRDGENLNDEYVVFENRGDATLDLSGWTVTDAADHSYRFPDGTTLAPGEHLTLHTGRGADTASDRYWGASSPVWNNDGDTVTVRDRNGTVRAERGY comes from the coding sequence GTGACTCGGACCCTCGGCGTCGCGGCCGTCGCGCTCCTCTGTCTCGTTAGCGGCTGTGCCGGTCTGCCAGTGGAATCACCGGGCGATGGGGGCGGCACGGACGAGACGGGGGCCGCCGACGGCGCGACGCTGTCCGTCTCCGTGGTCACCGTCGTCGACGGCGACACGGTGGAGGTGCGGTACGAGAACGGGACGACCGACACCGTCCGCCTGCTGGGCGTGGACACGCCCGAAACACACGTCGAGAACGACCCGGCGGAGTTCGAGGGCGTCCCCAACACCACCGCGGGGCGGGACTGTCTCCGGGAGGCGGGCCACGACGCCACCCGCTTTCTGACCGAGCGAACGCTGGGCGAGGACGTGACGCTCCGCCTCGACCCGCAGGCGGACCGCCGGGGCTACTACGGTCGCCTGCTCGCGTACGTCGTCCGGGACGGCGAGAACCTCAACTACGCGCTGGTCGCCACGGGTCACGGCCGCGTCTACGACAGCACCTTCGCCGAGTCCGAGCGGTTCTACGCCACCGAGGACACCGCGCGGGCGAACGCGACCGGTCTGTGGTCCTGTGCGACCGACGCGACGCCCGTCGCCGACGGGAGCGGCGGCCTCACCGTGGTCCGCGTCCACGCCGACGCCGCGGGCCGAGACGGGGAGAACCTGAACGACGAGTACGTCGTCTTCGAGAACCGCGGCGACGCGACGCTCGACCTCTCGGGGTGGACGGTCACCGACGCGGCCGACCACAGCTATCGGTTCCCCGACGGGACGACGCTCGCGCCCGGCGAGCACCTCACGCTCCACACCGGGAGGGGGGCCGACACAGCCAGTGACCGCTACTGGGGAGCCAGTTCGCCCGTCTGGAACAACGACGGCGACACCGTGACCGTCCGGGACCGGAACGGGACGGTGCGGGCGGAGCGCGGGTACTGA
- a CDS encoding nucleoside recognition domain-containing protein, whose product MVAVPPSLTAVLGEVALRVLKIAVAIAVGVGLANVAIEFGAVDRITALAKPLTRPANLPPEVGTAILTTTASPTAGYGMLAEYRESGLLDDRATLVAVTMNTVFGFAQHIFTFYGPVLIPILGLQVGLMYVGARAAIALCITLTGVLAGFVLLSEENVDTTVDADTDAPGVTDGGTADQQSADDTPTSTREKFRAAGESTVEKVWDILPRLAGVYVLVALLVEYNVELAAALTDAAGRPLPDVAALVTPLTGALGLPPAAVPAVGVFAVDTTSGAVFIAPLVENGTFTARAAVATMLVGGIVSFAVSTFKRSIPFQYGIWGAEFGSKVILVNTVLKMGFIAVALAVLLVP is encoded by the coding sequence ATGGTCGCGGTTCCGCCCTCGCTGACAGCGGTCCTCGGGGAGGTGGCACTCCGCGTGCTGAAAATCGCCGTCGCCATCGCCGTCGGCGTCGGCCTCGCGAACGTCGCCATCGAGTTCGGTGCCGTCGACCGCATCACGGCACTGGCCAAACCGCTGACCCGCCCCGCGAACCTCCCGCCGGAAGTGGGGACGGCCATCTTGACGACCACGGCGTCACCCACCGCGGGCTACGGAATGCTCGCGGAGTACCGGGAGTCTGGCCTGCTCGACGACCGAGCGACGCTCGTGGCGGTGACGATGAACACCGTCTTCGGGTTCGCACAGCACATCTTCACCTTCTACGGCCCCGTCCTGATTCCCATCCTCGGGTTGCAGGTCGGCCTCATGTACGTCGGCGCGCGGGCCGCCATCGCGCTCTGCATCACGCTCACCGGCGTCCTCGCCGGGTTCGTCCTGCTCTCCGAGGAGAACGTCGACACCACCGTCGACGCCGACACGGACGCGCCGGGCGTCACGGACGGCGGGACGGCGGACCAACAGTCCGCCGACGACACGCCCACTTCGACCCGCGAGAAGTTCCGGGCCGCCGGGGAGTCGACCGTCGAGAAAGTGTGGGACATCCTCCCGCGACTCGCGGGCGTCTACGTCCTCGTGGCTCTGCTGGTGGAGTACAACGTCGAACTCGCCGCCGCCCTCACCGACGCCGCCGGCCGGCCGCTGCCCGACGTGGCGGCACTGGTGACGCCGCTGACCGGCGCGCTCGGCCTCCCGCCCGCCGCCGTCCCCGCCGTCGGCGTCTTCGCCGTCGACACCACCAGCGGCGCGGTGTTCATCGCCCCGCTGGTCGAGAACGGCACGTTCACCGCCCGCGCCGCCGTCGCCACGATGCTCGTCGGCGGCATCGTCTCCTTCGCCGTCTCGACGTTCAAACGCTCCATCCCCTTCCAGTACGGCATCTGGGGGGCGGAGTTCGGCTCGAAAGTCATCCTCGTCAACACGGTGTTGAAGATGGGGTTCATCGCGGTGGCACTCGCGGTGTTGTTGGTGCCTTAG
- a CDS encoding YgaP-like transmembrane domain: MVSKNVGGIDRIGRALLAVVLTVVAVGALREEKRTTGLLATVGALAFGFNATTCFCGGNALLGIDTTSEE; encoded by the coding sequence ATGGTCTCGAAGAACGTCGGCGGCATCGACCGCATCGGCCGCGCACTGCTCGCAGTCGTCCTGACAGTCGTCGCAGTCGGCGCGCTCCGGGAGGAGAAGCGGACGACGGGGCTACTCGCCACCGTCGGTGCCCTCGCGTTCGGGTTCAACGCGACGACGTGTTTCTGTGGCGGCAACGCCCTGCTCGGCATCGACACGACGAGCGAGGAGTGA
- a CDS encoding magnesium transporter, whose product MESRWHPWHIMRTMLPVLLVLTVIELGSGLVLDSFEATLLRYPSLLVLVPVTIGMAGNLGSILAARLSTVVHLGLLSFEPDDELLVGNAVATVALAVTLFPVVGAGAWLIQTVVGGTALPLHAVVAVALASGAVLALLAVVVTLTATYAAYRFGLDPDDVVIPVVTNVCDVLGVVVLVLVVRLLI is encoded by the coding sequence ATGGAGTCGCGCTGGCATCCGTGGCACATCATGCGCACGATGCTCCCCGTGCTGCTGGTGCTGACCGTCATCGAGCTCGGGAGCGGCCTCGTCCTCGACAGTTTCGAGGCGACGCTACTTCGCTACCCGTCGCTGCTGGTCCTCGTGCCGGTCACCATCGGGATGGCGGGGAACCTCGGGAGCATCCTCGCGGCCCGTCTCTCGACGGTGGTCCACCTCGGCCTGCTCTCTTTCGAACCCGACGACGAGTTGCTGGTCGGGAACGCCGTGGCGACGGTGGCGTTGGCCGTCACACTCTTTCCCGTCGTCGGGGCCGGTGCGTGGCTGATTCAGACGGTCGTGGGTGGAACGGCACTCCCGCTCCACGCCGTCGTCGCCGTCGCGCTCGCCAGCGGTGCGGTACTCGCGCTGTTGGCCGTCGTCGTGACGCTGACGGCGACGTACGCCGCCTATCGGTTCGGCTTGGACCCGGACGACGTGGTGATACCGGTGGTCACGAACGTCTGTGACGTGCTGGGCGTGGTCGTCCTCGTCCTCGTGGTCCGCCTGCTGATTTAG